In one Antennarius striatus isolate MH-2024 chromosome 15, ASM4005453v1, whole genome shotgun sequence genomic region, the following are encoded:
- the ark2n gene encoding protein ARK2N isoform X1: protein MKMADSEKTEEFVDAECPSEFLDEAQSATTSVQGEQDEHLKTETTTSTSSPPREKADSPLNAESEQSLLSMPFLMKELRRDSPESQHASTGSDKPVSHHIYESDSSNPCMLSPSSSGHLADSDTLSSGEERAAPHTGEEEGSMEGADAPGQATGNQTSATASGGRKSRRSHSESEMPHNAMAAKKNRCQPTAVAAVGQEKQTNGKLTKVKGHRSQKHKERMRLLRQKREAAARKKYNLLQDSSTSDSELTCDSSTSSSEDDDDDTSGGSKTIKTDISAGFRRASERSRVGAHIHGLLDSGTWDRNGIGSVLEEAMTRFAVMQRQTEERFRVWMEKLAHLDSDDSSKRSSDAPEGQQHPSQVARPSPPTSYLPSSESAETMAAYILARESSSLAPNPINNNILPEVVTQNGNLSGPDPGVLNV from the exons ATGAAGATGGCCGACTCAGAGAAAACAGAGGAGTTTGTGGATGCTGAGTGCCCATCTGAGTTTCTTGATGAAGCTCAGTCCGCCACAACCTCTGTTCAGGGAGAGCAGGATGAGCATCTGAAAACGGAGACCACCACGAGCACCAGCTCACCACCGAGAGAGAAGGCCGACAGTCCTTTGAATGCAGAGAGCGAGCAGAGTCTCCTTTCTATGCCGTTTCTGATGAAGGAGCTCCGCAGAGACTCCCCGGAGTCCCAGCATGCGTCCACAGGGAGTGACAAGCCTGTCTCTCATCACATCTACGAGAGTGACTCCTCAAACCCCTGCatgctctctccctcttctaGTGGCCACCTCGCCGACTCAGACACACTCTCCTCGGGTGAAGAAAGGGCCGCTCCTCACacaggagaagaagagggaagCATGGAAGGAGCAGACGCTCCTGGACAGGCGACAGGAAATCAAACATCCGCCACGGCCTCTGGCGGGAGGAAGTCCCGGCGGTCACATTCAGAGAGCGAGATGCCGCATAATGCAATGGCTGCAAAGAAGAACCGCTGCCAGCCCACTGCGGTAGCAGCGGTGgggcaggaaaaacaaaccaatggCAAGCTGACAAAAGTGAAAGGTCACCGGAGCCAGAAACACAAAGAGCGAATGCGTTTGTTGAGACAGAAACGAGAGGCAGCGGCTCGAAAGAAGTACAACCTGCTGCAGGACAGCAGTACGAGTGACAGCGAGCTGACGTGCGACTCCAGCACCAGCTCCTCGGAGGACGATGACGACGACACTTCAGGAGGGAGCAAGACAATCAAGACAGATATATCAG CTGGCTTCAGACGTGCGTCGGAGAGATCCAGAGTGGGCGCCCACATTCATGGGCTGCTGGACAGCGGCACGTGGGACAGGAATGGCATCGGCAGTGTTCTGGAGGAGGCCATGACGCGCTTTGCTGTGATGCAGCGCCAGACCGAGGAGCGTTTCCGCGTCTGGATGGAAAAGCTGGCCCACCTCGACTCAGACGACTCGTCCAAGCGCTCGAGCGACGCCCCAGAGGGCCAGCAGCATCCCTCCCAGGTCGCACGCCCATCCCCGCCCACTTCCTACTTGCCATCGTCGGAGTCTGCAGAGACGATGGCCGCCTACATCTTGGCCCGGGAGAGCAGCAGTCTGGCCCCCAACCccataaacaacaacatcctACCTGAAGTTGTCACTCA